A window of Lacibacter sediminis contains these coding sequences:
- a CDS encoding heavy-metal-associated domain-containing protein, producing the protein MKKFMFFICLLVGLSASAQFKSATLQASGLTCAMCSNAINKSLKTLSFISSVESDIKTSSFVINFKEGADINFDQLRKKVEDAGFSVAKLQVLTNFNNVAVQNEQAVNVAGKQLYFLSVKNQQLSGEKVITIVDKNFLPAKEYKKYAGQTKAESFKTGESNGVRVYHVTI; encoded by the coding sequence ATGAAAAAGTTTATGTTCTTTATATGCCTGCTGGTTGGGTTATCGGCATCAGCACAATTTAAATCGGCTACACTACAAGCCAGTGGTTTAACCTGCGCCATGTGCAGCAATGCCATCAACAAATCATTGAAAACACTTTCGTTTATTTCAAGTGTAGAATCTGATATTAAAACATCTTCTTTCGTTATCAATTTTAAAGAGGGTGCTGATATTAATTTCGATCAGCTGCGTAAGAAAGTAGAAGATGCAGGATTTTCAGTAGCCAAATTACAGGTGCTTACAAATTTCAATAATGTAGCTGTTCAAAACGAACAGGCTGTCAACGTTGCAGGGAAGCAGCTGTATTTTCTGTCAGTAAAAAATCAACAGTTAAGTGGCGAGAAAGTCATCACTATTGTTGATAAGAATTTTTTACCGGCAAAAGAGTATAAAAAATACGCTGGCCAAACCAAAGCTGAAAGTTTTAAAACAGGCGAGTCGAATGGTGTGCGTGTTTATCATGTAACAATTTAA
- a CDS encoding heavy-metal-associated domain-containing protein, whose translation MKSIQIIAAFIFLFAGSSTLNAQSKTSGKQAAVKTSVFKVWGNCGMCKKTIEGAAKTSGATFAEWNEDSKMLTVKYAAAKSSDEKIQKAIAGAGYDNEKYTAPDDVYNNLHECCKYDRKSATATEAGACCMKDGKCTGDKACCKKVEGKSDCCANGTCAKEGGCCTGMKCEKGGDCCKKEGTVAMADCCKGGKCTHH comes from the coding sequence ATGAAATCAATTCAAATAATCGCTGCATTCATTTTTCTGTTTGCAGGAAGTTCAACGCTTAATGCACAATCAAAGACAAGTGGCAAACAGGCTGCAGTAAAAACTTCAGTATTTAAAGTATGGGGTAACTGTGGTATGTGTAAGAAGACAATTGAAGGCGCTGCTAAAACAAGCGGTGCAACATTTGCCGAGTGGAATGAAGACAGCAAAATGCTCACGGTAAAATATGCTGCTGCAAAATCATCTGACGAAAAAATTCAGAAAGCTATTGCCGGTGCAGGTTATGATAATGAAAAGTATACCGCTCCGGATGATGTGTACAATAACTTACACGAGTGCTGCAAGTATGATCGTAAATCAGCAACAGCTACTGAAGCAGGTGCTTGTTGCATGAAAGATGGTAAATGCACAGGTGATAAAGCATGTTGCAAAAAAGTAGAAGGCAAATCTGATTGTTGCGCAAATGGTACTTGTGCAAAAGAAGGTGGCTGCTGCACAGGAATGAAATGTGAAAAGGGCGGCGATTGCTGCAAGAAAGAAGGTACAGTTGCCATGGCAGATTGCTGCAAAGGTGGAAAGTGTACACATCACTAA
- a CDS encoding HYC_CC_PP family protein — MLKKLFISMIALFYLAATSGMVMNVHYCMGKISSISFGHEKDHNDGTCDKCGMLKTENHCCKDEVAEVKLNDAHQTSSIDFELSSISATQPVKLIVLNDPEQGVTAPPVDAYVSPPPKAFNKVYLDVSTFLI, encoded by the coding sequence GTGCTAAAGAAGTTATTCATATCAATGATTGCCTTGTTCTACCTTGCTGCTACCAGCGGAATGGTGATGAATGTGCATTATTGTATGGGCAAGATTTCTTCCATCAGCTTTGGTCATGAAAAAGATCACAACGATGGCACTTGCGATAAATGCGGTATGCTCAAAACCGAAAATCATTGTTGCAAAGATGAAGTAGCAGAAGTGAAGTTGAATGATGCACATCAAACTTCATCCATTGACTTTGAACTTTCAAGCATTAGTGCTACTCAGCCTGTTAAGCTGATTGTTTTAAATGATCCCGAGCAGGGAGTAACTGCTCCTCCGGTTGATGCATATGTTTCTCCTCCTCCCAAGGCCTTTAACAAGGTTTATCTTGATGTAAGTACTTTCCTGATTTAG
- a CDS encoding putative porin produces MTRLLLLLFLFISSYAVQAQNPLQRLPGAGLLGGNRIGGGGGGGGGPFKDSLLHRTGLEDSITVAFRYLDTARFYFLDSTVNDFSKKWHLPWTHIFLGNTGSASRSLLFSPNMKPGWDHGFHAYDAYIPKIEETKFYNTTRPYTQLDYILGAKVEQNIGVLHTQNIRYNWNFAFNFKLINAPGIFRNTKNNHTNLNFNTWYTTPNRRYTVYFIAANNKIGATENGGIKSTKFLDSLPFFAERFSIPTNIGGAEAIQNSLLSNTITTGNRYTVTNFLIRHHYDIGKKDSLVVNDTTTVYLYYPRFRFQHTVQLNRYKFEFADSKVDTAGYNLLYGLSNLPSTFGIKDYWQTFTNEAAIYSFPDIKNQQQFIKAAAGYQQLDADFGTAEPSFSNLFLNGEYRNKTKNKKWDMELAGTLYIGGFNAGDYNVHASLKRLIGQKLGYLTLGFDNVNRKPSFIHDDLSNFKKLNLGNTSFGNENITVASAMYELPQQKLKLGAKYFLAANYIYFKNYSQADQEATLFNVLQLQLEKQFRIGRHWNWYIEAYAQQSTAGAPVNLPLLFTRNRFAFEGKFFKTLNLSTGVELRYHTPYKADGFSPILGQFFLQNDTTINNLPDIAAYLQFRIRSLSVFLRAENLNTFQIGASNGFLNNNLAGPLNPTPGFFVRFGVYWGFVN; encoded by the coding sequence ATGACCCGGTTACTGCTGTTATTATTCTTGTTCATTTCATCCTATGCTGTGCAGGCACAGAACCCGTTGCAACGTTTGCCGGGTGCAGGTTTGTTGGGCGGCAACAGAATTGGTGGTGGCGGAGGAGGTGGCGGTGGTCCGTTCAAAGATTCGCTGTTGCACCGTACCGGCTTAGAGGATTCGATCACTGTTGCATTCCGGTATTTGGATACAGCCCGTTTTTATTTTCTTGATTCAACAGTAAATGATTTCAGCAAGAAATGGCATCTTCCGTGGACGCATATTTTTTTGGGTAATACCGGCAGTGCTTCCCGCAGTCTGTTATTCAGCCCGAACATGAAACCGGGTTGGGATCATGGGTTTCATGCTTATGATGCTTATATCCCTAAAATTGAGGAGACAAAGTTTTATAACACAACTAGACCTTACACCCAGCTCGATTATATTCTAGGCGCAAAGGTTGAACAGAATATTGGTGTGCTGCATACACAAAACATCCGCTATAATTGGAACTTCGCTTTCAATTTTAAACTTATTAATGCACCGGGTATTTTCAGGAACACGAAGAATAATCACACGAACCTTAATTTCAACACTTGGTACACAACTCCCAACAGAAGATATACTGTGTACTTCATTGCCGCCAATAATAAGATCGGTGCAACCGAGAATGGTGGTATAAAAAGCACAAAGTTTCTCGACAGCTTACCCTTCTTTGCAGAGCGTTTCAGTATACCAACGAATATAGGTGGTGCTGAGGCAATACAGAACAGTCTGTTAAGTAATACAATTACAACAGGTAATCGTTACACCGTTACAAATTTCCTGATCCGCCATCATTATGATATTGGTAAAAAAGATTCACTTGTAGTGAATGATACAACCACTGTCTATTTATATTATCCACGTTTCCGTTTTCAACACACGGTGCAACTCAACCGTTATAAGTTTGAGTTTGCCGATTCAAAAGTTGATACAGCCGGTTATAATTTATTGTATGGGTTGAGTAATCTGCCATCAACATTCGGTATAAAAGATTACTGGCAAACGTTTACAAACGAAGCGGCGATCTATTCTTTTCCTGATATTAAAAATCAACAACAGTTTATAAAAGCGGCGGCAGGCTATCAACAACTCGACGCAGATTTCGGAACAGCAGAGCCTTCTTTCTCCAACCTTTTTTTGAATGGCGAGTATCGTAATAAAACAAAGAATAAAAAGTGGGATATGGAACTTGCCGGTACATTGTACATCGGTGGGTTTAATGCAGGCGATTACAATGTGCATGCTTCATTAAAACGTTTGATCGGGCAGAAGTTGGGTTACCTCACACTTGGTTTTGACAATGTTAACCGTAAGCCATCGTTTATTCACGATGACCTGAGCAATTTCAAAAAGCTGAATCTTGGTAATACAAGTTTTGGAAATGAGAACATAACTGTTGCATCTGCTATGTATGAATTGCCGCAACAGAAATTGAAGTTGGGAGCAAAGTATTTCCTGGCAGCAAATTATATCTACTTTAAGAATTACTCGCAGGCTGATCAGGAAGCCACCTTGTTTAACGTATTGCAATTGCAATTGGAAAAACAATTTCGTATCGGCCGTCACTGGAACTGGTATATTGAAGCATATGCGCAACAGTCAACTGCGGGTGCCCCAGTTAATCTGCCTTTATTGTTTACCCGGAATCGGTTTGCATTTGAAGGTAAGTTCTTTAAAACGCTTAACCTGAGCACGGGTGTTGAGTTACGTTATCACACACCCTATAAAGCCGATGGTTTTTCGCCCATACTCGGTCAGTTCTTTTTGCAGAACGACACCACGATCAATAATCTCCCGGATATAGCTGCCTACCTGCAATTCCGGATCAGAAGTTTGAGCGTGTTTTTAAGAGCAGAAAACCTCAATACGTTTCAGATAGGAGCCAGTAACGGGTTCTTAAACAACAATTTAGCGGGCCCATTGAACCCAACCCCGGGTTTTTTCGTACGTTTTGGTGTTTATTGGGGTTTTGTTAACTGA
- a CDS encoding FkbM family methyltransferase has protein sequence MMQSLGDKLVKVEKLAKRSKLRRLLHHPVKYVFAVGYRTILYPLMKKGMSVKATTFFETKMHLLLPAATDIYLTGGKSDPSEIRLAKFMIQHVKEATCFFDVGAHFGYYSLLAAKLLGESGVVCSFEPSTKNFDVLQQNAADQKNIHLYNAAVSDTTDELLFYEFPALYSEFNTAGIEQFEEAAWLTKYQPEIKKVSSIVLDQLVEEKGYKPSMIKIDVEGGEYNVIKGLVNYLTANECVVIMEYLSEARKNEAHKKAVALLTEMGFSAFAITDEETVKKLDNVEAYIASLQTQSENIVFKK, from the coding sequence ATGATGCAAAGTCTGGGCGATAAATTAGTAAAAGTTGAAAAGCTTGCAAAGCGAAGTAAACTCAGACGCTTGCTGCATCATCCGGTGAAATATGTGTTTGCTGTTGGTTACCGCACCATCTTATATCCATTGATGAAAAAAGGAATGTCTGTTAAAGCAACTACTTTTTTCGAAACAAAAATGCACCTATTACTTCCGGCAGCTACCGATATTTATTTAACCGGTGGTAAATCAGATCCATCTGAAATAAGGTTGGCGAAATTCATGATTCAACATGTAAAAGAAGCTACCTGTTTCTTTGATGTGGGTGCGCACTTTGGCTATTATTCATTGTTAGCAGCAAAACTTCTGGGAGAGTCTGGTGTTGTTTGTTCATTTGAACCATCAACCAAGAATTTTGATGTGTTGCAACAAAATGCTGCTGATCAAAAAAATATTCATCTCTACAACGCTGCTGTTTCTGATACAACTGATGAGTTGTTGTTTTATGAATTTCCAGCTTTGTATTCTGAGTTCAATACAGCCGGTATTGAGCAATTTGAAGAAGCAGCATGGTTAACGAAGTATCAGCCGGAGATTAAAAAAGTATCTTCCATTGTTTTGGATCAGTTAGTTGAAGAAAAGGGATACAAGCCTTCCATGATCAAGATCGATGTGGAAGGAGGGGAGTACAATGTGATAAAAGGACTGGTGAATTATCTCACCGCAAACGAATGTGTGGTGATCATGGAGTATTTGAGCGAAGCAAGAAAAAATGAGGCACATAAAAAAGCAGTGGCTCTGTTAACGGAAATGGGATTTTCTGCCTTTGCAATTACTGACGAAGAAACGGTTAAAAAATTGGATAATGTAGAAGCGTATATCGCCTCTCTTCAAACCCAATCAGAGAATATTGTATTTAAAAAGTGA
- a CDS encoding purine-nucleoside phosphorylase, translated as MGELLNKINETVAYIRSQYAQESTVGVVLGSGLGHFTDELQIEKEISYNDIPHFPVSTVEGHKGKLVFGKLGNKNVVVMAGRFHYYEGYSIQDVVYPIRVMKYLGVQSLVISNAAGGVNTSFKVGDLMIIKDHISQLTPNPLIGKNMSELGPRFPDMSEPYKKDFIKKAKAIAASMNIDVKEGVYCGVTGPTFETRSEYKMIHMLGGDAVGMSTVAEVIAAIHMSIPVFAMSVITDIGIREEENIITHEEVLQAAKEAEPKMTAIVKQFILEL; from the coding sequence ATGGGAGAATTATTGAATAAGATCAACGAAACGGTGGCGTATATCCGCAGTCAGTATGCACAGGAATCAACAGTAGGTGTGGTGTTGGGCAGCGGCCTCGGTCATTTCACCGATGAACTGCAGATTGAAAAAGAGATCAGCTATAACGATATACCGCATTTCCCTGTATCAACAGTTGAAGGCCACAAAGGCAAGTTGGTATTCGGTAAACTTGGGAATAAAAATGTGGTAGTGATGGCCGGTCGATTCCATTACTACGAAGGTTACTCGATTCAGGATGTGGTGTATCCCATCCGTGTTATGAAATATTTGGGTGTTCAATCGCTTGTGATCAGCAATGCAGCAGGTGGCGTTAATACATCGTTCAAAGTAGGTGATCTCATGATCATTAAAGATCATATCAGTCAGCTTACACCCAATCCGCTTATTGGTAAAAATATGAGTGAGCTTGGCCCTCGTTTTCCTGATATGAGTGAACCTTACAAAAAAGACTTCATCAAAAAAGCAAAAGCCATTGCGGCCAGCATGAACATTGATGTAAAAGAAGGTGTTTACTGCGGTGTAACCGGTCCGACTTTTGAAACACGCAGTGAATATAAAATGATCCATATGCTTGGTGGAGATGCAGTGGGTATGAGTACTGTTGCCGAAGTAATTGCAGCCATACACATGAGTATCCCTGTTTTTGCAATGAGCGTGATCACCGATATCGGTATTCGTGAAGAAGAAAATATCATCACTCATGAAGAAGTATTACAGGCGGCAAAAGAAGCCGAGCCAAAGATGACGGCGATCGTGAAACAGTTTATTCTCGAACTTTAA
- a CDS encoding P1/P2 acidic ribosomal protein yields MNRHCILFVFIFFGACKSNQLLIPTQRKVNAVKGSAFYQQAAKMDWKQRDSFATAELLAGNMPDFLRTFVPVFIDITDSVNNKKITAIIYVTPDYLSVGTNDDWARVPLTPMAAQQIADSLHCFLPTKKLVDDIYKTANVKLEPVPMFAFRDSTPTMYHHHLIIEGQRKLRKGLIGGIKKDVVLTEQLKQAGKQNKVAIYGWHYLTGRPIQPVYTGHVNWYVDYSHGIRLIYERIKVNGKWMHYTELANDPLLSRLLTDEPSFSFQRYPL; encoded by the coding sequence ATGAATCGGCATTGTATTCTCTTTGTATTCATCTTTTTCGGCGCATGTAAAAGCAATCAACTGCTAATACCAACACAACGTAAAGTCAATGCAGTAAAGGGTTCTGCATTTTATCAGCAGGCAGCAAAAATGGATTGGAAACAACGTGATTCGTTTGCAACTGCTGAACTGCTCGCCGGTAACATGCCCGATTTTTTGCGAACGTTTGTTCCTGTATTTATCGATATAACAGACTCAGTAAATAATAAAAAAATTACCGCCATTATCTATGTTACCCCCGACTATTTAAGCGTGGGAACAAACGATGATTGGGCAAGGGTTCCGTTAACACCCATGGCAGCTCAACAGATAGCTGATAGTCTTCATTGCTTTCTACCAACAAAAAAATTAGTGGATGACATTTACAAAACTGCAAATGTGAAATTGGAACCGGTGCCCATGTTTGCTTTTCGTGACAGTACACCCACTATGTATCATCATCATCTTATCATCGAAGGACAACGAAAGTTGCGGAAAGGATTGATTGGAGGCATTAAAAAAGACGTGGTTTTAACGGAACAATTGAAGCAGGCGGGCAAACAGAATAAAGTAGCTATTTATGGCTGGCATTACTTAACGGGCAGACCTATTCAACCCGTTTATACCGGTCATGTTAACTGGTATGTTGATTATAGTCATGGTATACGGTTAATTTATGAGCGTATCAAAGTAAATGGCAAATGGATGCACTACACTGAATTGGCAAACGATCCGCTTCTATCCCGTCTGCTGACTGATGAACCTTCATTTTCCTTTCAACGATACCCGCTCTAA
- the sucC gene encoding ADP-forming succinate--CoA ligase subunit beta: MNLHEYQAKELLKKYNVPVQEGFACSTVHEAEEAYRQIKNQSGSSFAVVKAQIHAGGRGKGTVKETGINGVKVAKNIDQITEFAKGILGGTLVTIQTGPAGKVVNKILVAQDMYYDGPTERKEFYLSILLDRTKKQNVIMYSTEGGMNIEDVAHDTPEKIFKEWVNPGGPLQAFQARKIAFNLGLSGEAFKNCVKFVTNLYNAYVGLDCGMLEINPLFKAADNKIIAVDCKMNIDDNALMRHPDVANMRDTTEEDPTEVEAGNHNLNFIKLDGNVGCMVNGAGLAMATMDMIQLSGGQPANFLDVGGTANAQTVEAGFKIILKDPNVKAILINIFGGIVRCDRVAAGVIEAYKTIGNIPVPIIVRLQGTNAEEAKKLIDESGLKVQSAIQLSEAAALVKQAVA, encoded by the coding sequence ATGAACCTCCACGAATATCAAGCCAAGGAATTATTGAAAAAATACAATGTTCCGGTGCAGGAAGGATTTGCCTGCAGCACAGTACATGAAGCCGAAGAAGCGTATCGCCAGATCAAGAACCAAAGCGGCAGCAGCTTTGCAGTTGTAAAAGCACAAATTCATGCAGGTGGCCGTGGTAAGGGAACCGTGAAAGAAACCGGTATTAATGGGGTGAAGGTTGCAAAAAACATTGACCAGATTACTGAGTTCGCAAAAGGCATTTTGGGTGGTACATTGGTGACCATTCAAACAGGACCTGCAGGTAAAGTGGTGAACAAGATATTGGTTGCACAGGATATGTATTACGATGGACCAACAGAGCGTAAAGAATTTTATCTGTCTATTTTATTAGATCGTACAAAAAAACAAAACGTGATCATGTACAGTACCGAAGGTGGTATGAACATTGAAGATGTGGCACATGACACTCCTGAAAAAATATTTAAAGAGTGGGTAAACCCAGGTGGACCCCTACAAGCTTTCCAGGCAAGAAAGATTGCGTTTAATCTTGGCTTAAGTGGTGAAGCATTTAAGAACTGTGTGAAGTTTGTAACAAACTTGTATAACGCATACGTTGGATTGGATTGTGGTATGCTTGAAATTAATCCGTTGTTTAAAGCAGCCGATAACAAGATCATTGCAGTGGATTGCAAAATGAACATTGATGATAATGCGTTGATGCGTCATCCCGATGTTGCAAACATGCGTGATACAACAGAAGAAGATCCTACAGAAGTGGAAGCAGGAAATCATAACCTCAACTTTATTAAGCTTGATGGTAACGTAGGTTGTATGGTGAACGGTGCTGGCTTGGCGATGGCAACCATGGATATGATCCAGTTGAGTGGTGGACAACCGGCAAACTTCCTTGATGTAGGTGGTACTGCTAATGCACAAACAGTTGAAGCTGGTTTCAAGATTATCTTGAAAGATCCGAATGTAAAAGCAATTCTCATCAACATCTTTGGTGGTATTGTTCGTTGCGACCGTGTTGCTGCAGGTGTAATTGAAGCCTACAAAACAATTGGTAATATTCCGGTTCCCATCATCGTACGTTTACAAGGTACAAATGCTGAAGAAGCAAAGAAATTGATCGATGAAAGTGGATTGAAAGTACAAAGTGCTATTCAGTTAAGTGAAGCAGCTGCATTGGTAAAACAGGCAGTAGCGTAA
- a CDS encoding porin family protein: protein MKGLLRNSFVLLVSLFIIQSASAQLRFETQHHFKPFEVLLDAGLARPAGKGAKAGVLLALEPRFNALDRLTVGLRMEATAMIRGYAGLNGMDPNANGEAGLGISFVPAAEYYFANRTVRPFIGGGAGVYNFLSVEANSEGGGSVKIPASTKFGGMARVGVEVWHIRAAVEYNFVAKTGEINNNYLGIKLGIILGGGQYSLEDTY, encoded by the coding sequence ATGAAAGGACTACTCCGTAACAGTTTTGTTTTACTCGTTAGTTTGTTTATCATTCAATCGGCCTCAGCACAACTCCGTTTCGAAACACAACATCATTTTAAACCATTTGAAGTATTACTTGATGCTGGTCTTGCCCGCCCGGCAGGTAAGGGTGCGAAAGCTGGTGTGTTGCTGGCCTTGGAACCACGCTTCAATGCATTGGATCGTTTAACTGTTGGTTTACGTATGGAAGCAACGGCGATGATACGTGGCTATGCAGGTCTTAATGGCATGGATCCTAATGCCAATGGTGAAGCCGGTTTGGGGATTTCATTTGTGCCTGCAGCCGAGTATTATTTTGCAAACCGTACTGTACGTCCTTTCATTGGCGGCGGAGCAGGTGTTTACAATTTCCTGAGTGTTGAAGCGAACAGTGAAGGTGGTGGAAGTGTGAAGATACCAGCATCTACTAAGTTTGGCGGCATGGCAAGAGTTGGTGTAGAAGTATGGCATATACGTGCAGCAGTTGAATACAATTTCGTTGCTAAAACAGGCGAGATCAATAACAATTATCTCGGTATAAAACTCGGTATCATCTTAGGTGGTGGACAATATTCGTTAGAAGATACTTATTAG
- a CDS encoding GNAT family N-acetyltransferase has product MSSAVHIRPIQQHDNAALAVIVRTSLAEFGANKPGTVFYDPTTDALYELFQTKGSFYFVAEEDGKLLGGGGIFPTEGLPAKTCELVKMYLHKDARGKGLGKQMIEQCLTWAKENSYEQVYLETMPELKQALKVYELFGFEYLDGPMGNSGHFGCDRWMLKKL; this is encoded by the coding sequence ATGTCTTCAGCTGTCCACATTCGTCCAATTCAACAACATGATAATGCTGCTTTAGCAGTGATCGTTCGTACTTCATTGGCTGAGTTTGGCGCCAACAAACCAGGTACTGTATTTTACGATCCAACTACTGATGCATTGTATGAACTGTTTCAAACCAAAGGCAGTTTTTATTTTGTTGCAGAAGAAGATGGAAAGCTGTTAGGCGGTGGTGGTATTTTCCCAACCGAAGGTTTACCAGCGAAAACTTGTGAATTAGTGAAGATGTACCTGCACAAAGATGCCCGTGGAAAAGGACTGGGAAAACAGATGATCGAACAATGTCTTACCTGGGCAAAAGAGAATAGTTATGAACAGGTGTATTTAGAAACGATGCCGGAATTAAAACAGGCATTGAAAGTATATGAACTCTTCGGCTTTGAATATCTGGATGGACCAATGGGTAACAGCGGGCATTTTGGATGTGACC